The following proteins come from a genomic window of Bradyrhizobium paxllaeri:
- a CDS encoding response regulator transcription factor, translating into MNGAASPAIVVAIEIADTALVDRLASLLSGVTGIRLAAPGEEATVALVSRDRPTVTEPAEVDLTPRERDVLLLLAEGASNKAIARRLGISVHTAKFHVGSLLDKLDATGRTDAVTHAARLGVINL; encoded by the coding sequence ATGAACGGCGCGGCGTCGCCGGCGATTGTGGTCGCGATCGAGATCGCAGATACGGCGCTGGTGGACCGGCTCGCATCGCTGCTCAGCGGCGTAACCGGCATTCGCCTGGCGGCACCAGGAGAAGAAGCGACGGTGGCGCTCGTCTCACGCGACCGTCCGACCGTCACGGAGCCGGCCGAGGTCGATCTTACGCCGCGCGAACGCGACGTGCTCCTGCTGTTGGCGGAGGGCGCATCGAACAAGGCCATTGCGCGACGGCTCGGAATATCCGTTCATACCGCAAAATTCCATGTCGGTTCGCTGCTGGACAAGCTCGACGCAACCGGCCGTACCGATGCGGTCACGCACGCGGCACGGCTCGGTGTGATCAACCTGTGA
- a CDS encoding TonB-dependent siderophore receptor, with protein MLQVAALATVSALALWPQASFAQSNSSQQSGAQPLPPVVVGAPEGRRRVATPERRQTRRATQAAQTNRPQPQRGVSFVENPRGDVQGYVAGRSMAGTKTNTPIMETPQSLSVIGSEQIRDQKPGKFDEILRYTPGVVAGTFGADIRNDWFLIRGFKSDDIGLFLDGLQLFYTSYASWKLQPFNLARVEVLRGPSAVLYGGSSPGGIVNAVSKTPPMEPIRYLETGVNNFGNAYVGFDFGGPVATAPENGKLFYRVVGQIQNGGTQVDFTPQNNYFIAPSLTWKPDADTTFTVLASASKLETRSENFLPYIGTVVNAPFGRIPTRLFASDPSVDTFKREQEMIGYQFERNLTDDVTFRQNARFGHVDVTLSTLFGLGYVNGDPATASLARGNFLTHGIANQGNLDNQLEYRFNTGILRHTALFGLDLKTYRIDDWQGFGGATPLNLLNPVYTPTARFNGAPYQDTTLTQNQLGFYAQDQIKLDRFTFVLSGRNDWVATNNNNHIGAGQSREDSKFSGRAGLIYNFDSGLAPYVSYATSYNPIIGLSSGQLLLPETGQQTEVGLKFQPNGFNGHFGVALFDLKRQNVLTTNPNSIPPNLQMQNGEWTSRGIELEAVANPLPGLKVIGAFTSYDLFVSKDLDQAVIGKVPTATPRTLSSGWIDYTFQEGPLTGFGFGGGVRYIGGSFADNINLMPVPSVVLGDATIHYEWQNWRAALNVINFADTIYVANCSSVNACFYGDRRRATASLSYKW; from the coding sequence TTGTTGCAGGTCGCCGCGTTGGCGACCGTATCCGCATTGGCGTTGTGGCCACAGGCGTCGTTCGCGCAGTCAAACTCTTCGCAGCAATCCGGGGCGCAGCCGTTGCCCCCCGTGGTCGTCGGAGCGCCGGAGGGCCGCCGTCGCGTCGCAACGCCGGAGCGGCGGCAGACGCGGCGCGCAACGCAGGCCGCGCAAACCAACCGGCCGCAGCCGCAGCGTGGAGTAAGCTTCGTCGAAAACCCGCGCGGCGACGTCCAGGGATATGTGGCCGGCCGCTCGATGGCGGGCACCAAGACCAATACGCCGATCATGGAGACGCCGCAGTCGCTGTCGGTGATCGGCAGCGAACAGATTCGCGATCAGAAGCCCGGCAAGTTCGACGAGATCCTGCGTTATACGCCAGGCGTTGTCGCCGGCACATTCGGCGCAGATATCCGCAACGACTGGTTCCTGATCCGCGGATTCAAGTCGGACGATATCGGCCTGTTCCTCGATGGCCTGCAGCTCTTCTACACATCCTATGCGAGCTGGAAGCTGCAACCGTTCAACCTCGCCCGCGTCGAAGTGCTGCGCGGTCCCTCTGCCGTACTATATGGCGGCTCCAGCCCAGGCGGCATCGTCAATGCGGTCAGCAAGACCCCTCCGATGGAGCCGATCCGCTATCTCGAAACCGGCGTCAATAACTTCGGCAATGCCTATGTGGGGTTTGATTTCGGCGGCCCGGTCGCAACCGCACCCGAAAACGGCAAGCTGTTCTACCGTGTAGTCGGTCAGATCCAGAATGGCGGCACCCAGGTCGATTTCACTCCCCAAAATAACTACTTCATCGCGCCGTCGCTGACCTGGAAGCCCGATGCCGACACGACATTCACCGTGCTGGCGTCAGCTTCGAAGTTGGAGACTCGCAGCGAGAACTTCCTGCCGTATATCGGCACCGTCGTTAACGCTCCGTTCGGCCGGATTCCGACCCGTCTGTTTGCCAGCGATCCCAGTGTCGACACCTTCAAGCGCGAGCAGGAGATGATCGGCTACCAGTTCGAGCGTAACCTCACCGACGACGTGACTTTCCGGCAGAATGCTCGCTTCGGCCATGTCGACGTTACGCTATCGACGCTGTTTGGCCTCGGCTATGTCAACGGAGACCCCGCGACGGCTTCGTTGGCACGCGGCAACTTCCTCACCCACGGCATCGCCAATCAGGGCAATCTCGACAACCAGCTCGAATACCGCTTCAACACAGGCATTCTCAGGCACACCGCGCTGTTCGGCCTGGACCTCAAAACTTACAGAATCGACGATTGGCAAGGTTTCGGCGGCGCCACACCGCTCAATCTCCTGAACCCGGTCTATACGCCGACCGCGCGCTTCAATGGCGCTCCTTATCAGGACACGACACTGACGCAGAATCAACTCGGCTTCTACGCGCAGGACCAGATCAAGCTCGATCGCTTCACGTTCGTGCTGAGCGGCCGAAACGATTGGGTCGCGACCAACAATAACAACCATATCGGTGCGGGACAGAGCCGCGAAGACAGCAAGTTCAGCGGACGCGCCGGACTGATCTACAATTTCGATTCCGGTCTTGCGCCCTACGTCTCCTACGCCACGAGTTACAATCCGATCATCGGTCTCAGTTCCGGCCAATTGCTGTTGCCGGAGACCGGCCAGCAAACCGAGGTCGGATTGAAATTTCAGCCGAACGGCTTCAATGGCCATTTCGGCGTCGCGTTGTTCGACTTGAAGCGTCAAAATGTGCTTACCACCAATCCCAATAGCATCCCGCCAAATCTGCAGATGCAGAACGGCGAGTGGACCTCGCGCGGCATCGAACTGGAAGCCGTTGCCAACCCACTCCCCGGCCTCAAGGTGATCGGCGCGTTCACGAGCTATGATCTGTTCGTTAGCAAGGATCTGGACCAGGCCGTGATCGGGAAGGTCCCGACCGCCACGCCCCGGACACTCAGCTCAGGCTGGATAGATTACACCTTCCAGGAAGGCCCGCTGACCGGCTTTGGCTTCGGCGGTGGCGTGCGCTATATCGGCGGCTCCTTTGCCGACAATATCAACCTGATGCCTGTCCCCTCCGTCGTGCTCGGCGACGCCACCATCCACTATGAATGGCAGAACTGGCGCGCGGCGTTAAACGTCATCAACTTCGCCGACACGATCTACGTGGCGAACTGTTCGTCGGTGAACGCCTGCTTCTACGGCGACCGGCGCCGTGCGACGGCGAGCTTGTCGTACAAGTGGTAG
- a CDS encoding S1C family serine protease, whose translation MTDPTAPILPSLSSALADMVARTKSAIVSVHSHRSRASGFIWKPGLIVTADEPLADEGDVAIRFPDGSERRASIAGRDHTTDIALLRVDSGNSVPMALSPIVPDLGSLAVVVAAEQGAPTAALGMVSLVGNRWRSMRGGEIDARIELDVRLRRRHEGGLVLSASGDVIGMAVQGVRRILVIPSATIERVAARLETHGRIARGYLGVGLQPVELDDGLGAMVMSVDRAGPAAAAGIRQGDIIVGWNNEKLRDVRSLLRSLGPDSIGSVVDVAIRRAGEPVQVRLTIGERPEA comes from the coding sequence ATGACAGACCCAACCGCTCCAATCCTTCCCTCGTTGTCCTCAGCCCTTGCCGACATGGTCGCCCGGACAAAATCCGCAATCGTCTCGGTGCATTCCCATCGCTCGCGAGCCTCCGGCTTTATCTGGAAGCCCGGCTTGATCGTGACGGCCGATGAGCCCCTGGCCGATGAAGGCGACGTCGCGATCAGGTTTCCCGACGGATCGGAACGGCGTGCGAGTATCGCCGGACGCGATCATACGACCGACATTGCCCTGCTGCGCGTCGATTCCGGGAATAGTGTGCCGATGGCGCTTTCACCCATCGTTCCGGATCTCGGTTCGCTGGCGGTCGTCGTCGCAGCCGAGCAGGGCGCTCCGACTGCGGCGCTCGGGATGGTCTCGCTGGTCGGCAACCGCTGGCGCAGCATGCGGGGCGGGGAGATCGACGCAAGGATCGAACTGGACGTGCGGCTGCGGCGCCGTCACGAGGGTGGCCTTGTCCTCAGTGCCTCTGGCGACGTGATCGGCATGGCTGTCCAGGGTGTGCGACGCATACTCGTGATTCCGAGTGCCACCATCGAGCGGGTTGCCGCGAGGCTCGAAACGCATGGCCGGATCGCGCGCGGCTACCTCGGGGTGGGATTGCAGCCCGTCGAACTCGACGATGGCCTTGGTGCGATGGTGATGAGCGTCGACAGGGCAGGCCCTGCGGCTGCCGCCGGCATTCGTCAGGGCGACATCATCGTCGGTTGGAACAATGAGAAGCTCAGGGACGTCCGATCACTGCTACGATCCCTCGGCCCTGATAGCATCGGCTCGGTCGTCGACGTCGCGATCAGGCGTGCCGGCGAGCCGGTGCAGGTCAGGCTCACGATCGGCGAAAGGCCGGAAGCATGA